In the genome of Hyphobacterium sp. CCMP332, one region contains:
- the secE gene encoding preprotein translocase subunit SecE, which produces MNKIRAYILESVNEMRYKVSWPKYGDLQSSSILVLVASLIFALIIGVMDLAFDNVMTWFYREF; this is translated from the coding sequence ATGAATAAGATTAGAGCGTATATATTAGAGTCAGTAAACGAAATGAGATACAAGGTGTCTTGGCCAAAATATGGTGATCTTCAATCAAGTTCCATTCTGGTTTTGGTTGCATCCTTGATCTTCGCCTTAATTATTGGGGTAATGGATCTGGCTTTTGATAACGTGATGACCTGGTTTTACCGGGAATTTTAA
- the tuf gene encoding elongation factor Tu produces MAKETFQRDKPHVNIGTIGHVDHGKTTLTAAISKVLSDKGFAEKKDFDAIDNAPEEKERGITINTSHIEYQTANRHYAHVDCPGHADYVKNMVTGAAQMDGAILVVAATDGPMPQTREHILLARQVGVPAIVVFMNKVDLVDDAELLELVEMEIRELLSFYDFPGDDIPVIQGSALGGLNGEGKWVEKIEELMNAVDEYIPIPERLVDLDFLMPVEDIFSITGRGTVATGRIERGVINSGDSVDIIGMGAENLKSTVTGVEMFRKILDRGEAGDNTGLLLRGIEKESIKRGMVICKPGSVTPHDKFKAEIYVLKKEEGGRHTPFFNKYRPQFYFRTTDVTGEIMLPDGVEMVMPGDNVTITVELISTVAMEKGLRFAIREGGRTVGAGQVTEVLN; encoded by the coding sequence ATGGCTAAGGAAACATTTCAACGGGATAAGCCCCACGTTAACATAGGTACTATAGGACACGTGGATCATGGCAAAACAACATTAACAGCAGCAATCTCTAAAGTATTATCTGATAAAGGATTTGCTGAGAAAAAAGATTTTGATGCAATTGATAATGCTCCGGAAGAAAAGGAGAGAGGTATTACAATTAATACTTCGCACATTGAATATCAAACTGCAAACAGACACTATGCTCACGTAGACTGTCCGGGTCACGCTGACTATGTTAAAAACATGGTTACCGGAGCTGCACAGATGGACGGAGCAATTTTGGTTGTGGCTGCGACTGACGGTCCAATGCCTCAAACCAGAGAGCACATTCTTCTTGCCCGTCAGGTAGGTGTTCCGGCAATCGTTGTATTTATGAACAAAGTTGACCTTGTTGATGATGCGGAATTATTGGAATTAGTTGAGATGGAAATCAGAGAGCTTCTTAGCTTTTACGATTTTCCTGGCGATGACATACCTGTAATTCAAGGTTCGGCCTTAGGTGGTTTGAATGGCGAAGGCAAGTGGGTTGAAAAAATTGAAGAATTGATGAATGCTGTTGATGAATACATTCCAATTCCTGAAAGACTTGTTGACCTTGATTTCTTAATGCCTGTTGAGGATATTTTCTCAATTACTGGTAGAGGTACAGTTGCGACAGGAAGAATTGAAAGAGGTGTCATCAACTCTGGTGATTCTGTTGATATCATCGGAATGGGTGCTGAAAACTTGAAGTCTACAGTTACCGGAGTAGAGATGTTCCGTAAAATATTAGATAGAGGTGAAGCTGGTGATAATACCGGACTTCTACTTAGAGGTATAGAAAAAGAATCAATCAAGAGAGGAATGGTAATCTGTAAGCCGGGTTCTGTTACTCCTCACGATAAATTCAAAGCTGAGATCTATGTACTTAAAAAAGAAGAAGGTGGAAGACACACTCCATTCTTTAACAAGTATCGTCCTCAGTTTTACTTCAGAACTACTGACGTTACAGGAGAAATCATGCTACCTGATGGCGTTGAAATGGTAATGCCTGGTGATAACGTTACAATTACTGTTGAATTGATCAGTACTGTAGCGATGGAAAAAGGATTGCGTTTCGCTATCAGAGAAGGTGGTAGAACTGTAGGAGCCGGTCAGGTAACTGAAGTTTTAAACTAA
- a CDS encoding M1 family metallopeptidase, whose protein sequence is MKKSKPEISAQKALAKKVELLEEKPLQIQDQKIVDILHTELQLSFDWQKQEVGGLAVLTIKPNVKDIKEFYLDAKSMEILNVSIKPLDRFNWQYNYRNDRIYFKVDTALNKYDVLTINIAYRAKPNRFYDSLSPEDKGLFFVDPLDTIQGISPQIWTQGETSYNSVWFPTLDRPDEKFTQDIYLTVDTSMVTLSNGKLKAKTFNENGTRTDHWSQQLPHSAYLTMIAVGSWKILELKSESVPLYVYTEREYENSMDDVFANTSEMINFYSSLFNYPFPWEKYAQIPVRQFITGAMENTSASVFMSNLYVDKKELTDENFDWIISHELVHQWFGDLVTCESWPYVSLNESFANYGEYLWSEYKYGEEAAALVRLAELDDYFSEARDYRAPIIRHRYDYAGDLFDAHSYSKGGFVIHMLRKELGDDLFFEGISVYLKKFKYQNVELSDLRKVFEDLSGKDLHYFFEQWFERPGHPQLKIKYEEMEPNILGIEINQIQKEDAFRIPLKLRYLYRDRIPFDTVIVISQKSTNFKLELEALGGTLIADPDHNLLIEVSIKKTYDELVLQYYNSNDFLNRYDAFMLLRDSFPERVKSTGISQVFLLDSSYTIQELTLDFIEREYDIIGADTKRRIIEIAKTSNKSYVRGAALETLMYIVEPDTIFYEAFLKDSSWYVNAIALDALIDIKKDSAEKMEIVQAFEESNNPHVLNVVASYYASLSIDKSDWFKEKLNIISDQNKYAILGYYGLGMLNADSVEQQQALNLLYNIATNDKYSFNRVMAYQSLLVYLDRPLVKKQLIDILKKEDSDAIRKWFSNML, encoded by the coding sequence ATGAAGAAATCCAAGCCAGAGATAAGTGCTCAAAAAGCGCTTGCCAAAAAAGTTGAACTTTTAGAGGAAAAACCCCTTCAAATCCAGGATCAAAAAATAGTTGATATCCTGCATACCGAGTTACAGCTTTCATTCGATTGGCAAAAACAGGAGGTTGGAGGATTAGCTGTTTTAACAATAAAGCCAAATGTTAAGGACATCAAAGAATTTTATCTCGATGCTAAAAGCATGGAAATATTAAACGTGTCCATAAAACCACTTGATAGATTTAATTGGCAATACAATTACAGAAATGACAGAATTTATTTTAAAGTAGATACAGCCTTAAATAAATATGATGTTCTTACAATTAACATAGCTTATCGCGCTAAGCCAAATCGCTTCTACGATTCACTTTCACCTGAAGACAAAGGTTTGTTTTTTGTAGATCCACTAGACACCATTCAGGGTATTTCACCTCAGATTTGGACACAGGGTGAGACCAGTTATAATTCTGTTTGGTTTCCGACTTTGGATCGACCCGATGAAAAATTTACTCAGGATATCTATCTTACTGTTGACACTTCGATGGTAACATTATCCAATGGAAAGTTAAAGGCAAAAACGTTTAATGAGAATGGTACAAGAACTGATCACTGGTCACAACAACTGCCTCATTCTGCATATTTGACAATGATAGCCGTAGGATCTTGGAAAATTCTTGAATTAAAATCTGAATCGGTTCCACTTTATGTTTACACAGAAAGGGAATATGAAAATTCCATGGATGATGTTTTTGCAAACACCTCAGAGATGATCAATTTCTATTCCTCGCTTTTTAATTATCCATTTCCCTGGGAAAAGTACGCTCAAATTCCGGTGCGCCAATTCATCACAGGTGCCATGGAAAATACAAGTGCATCTGTTTTCATGAGTAACTTATATGTTGATAAAAAAGAATTAACAGATGAAAATTTTGATTGGATTATATCCCACGAATTGGTTCATCAATGGTTTGGAGACCTGGTGACTTGCGAATCCTGGCCATATGTCAGTTTGAATGAATCATTTGCAAATTATGGAGAGTACTTATGGTCAGAATATAAATACGGTGAAGAAGCCGCTGCTTTAGTTCGCCTGGCTGAACTCGATGATTATTTTTCAGAGGCGCGCGACTACCGGGCACCTATTATTCGCCACAGATATGATTATGCGGGAGATTTATTTGACGCCCATTCCTATTCAAAAGGTGGTTTTGTAATCCATATGCTTCGAAAGGAATTGGGTGATGATTTATTTTTTGAAGGCATTAGTGTTTACCTGAAAAAATTTAAATACCAAAATGTGGAACTATCCGATTTGAGAAAGGTATTTGAAGACCTCTCAGGAAAAGACCTTCATTATTTTTTTGAACAGTGGTTTGAAAGACCTGGTCACCCGCAATTAAAAATAAAATATGAGGAAATGGAGCCGAATATTTTAGGCATAGAAATTAATCAAATTCAAAAAGAAGATGCTTTTAGAATACCCTTGAAATTGCGCTATTTATATCGGGATAGAATTCCTTTTGATACTGTGATTGTAATTAGCCAAAAAAGCACAAATTTCAAATTGGAATTGGAAGCATTGGGGGGCACATTAATAGCTGATCCGGATCACAATCTTTTGATTGAAGTTTCAATTAAAAAAACATACGATGAATTGGTTTTGCAATATTACAATAGCAATGATTTTCTAAATCGTTATGATGCTTTTATGCTCTTACGCGATAGCTTCCCGGAAAGAGTAAAAAGTACGGGAATATCACAGGTGTTTTTACTGGATAGCTCTTACACGATTCAGGAATTGACCTTGGATTTTATTGAAAGAGAATATGATATAATAGGTGCCGATACAAAAAGGCGGATTATAGAAATAGCTAAAACCTCAAACAAATCTTACGTAAGAGGAGCGGCTCTTGAAACCCTAATGTATATAGTTGAACCGGACACAATTTTTTATGAAGCTTTCCTTAAAGACTCTTCCTGGTATGTCAATGCTATAGCGCTCGATGCATTGATTGATATAAAAAAAGATAGTGCGGAAAAAATGGAAATTGTTCAGGCATTCGAAGAATCAAATAATCCGCATGTGTTAAATGTAGTGGCATCTTATTATGCTTCCTTATCCATAGATAAATCTGATTGGTTTAAAGAGAAGTTGAATATAATTTCAGATCAAAATAAATATGCCATATTAGGCTATTACGGTTTGGGAATGCTAAATGCTGACTCTGTTGAACAGCAACAGGCGCTTAACTTATTATACAATATTGCCACAAACGATAAGTATTCGTTCAACCGTGTAATGGCATATCAATCCTTGCTAGTTTATTTGGACAGACCTCTTGTGAAAAAACAGTTAATTGATATATTAAAAAAGGAGGATTCCGATGCTATCAGAAAGTGGTTTTCCAATATGTTATAA
- a CDS encoding acetyl-CoA carboxylase biotin carboxyl carrier protein subunit — protein sequence MNQVTINGKKQHKVDKDSDGNLLIDDKIVDWDLHKVNDKLFHIIFENESFISEILSIDTENKKVLFRINGELLDVALKDKFDILLEKLGMAHMTSKKVNDIKAPMPGSILNVMVNEGDTVAKDQAILILEAMKMENVIKSPIDGEIATVLVKTGENVEKNHKLIEFKSE from the coding sequence ATGAATCAGGTCACAATAAACGGAAAAAAACAGCACAAGGTCGATAAGGATAGTGATGGAAATTTATTGATTGATGATAAAATAGTTGATTGGGATTTACACAAAGTCAACGACAAGCTATTTCATATAATATTCGAGAACGAGTCTTTTATTTCTGAAATCCTATCAATAGATACAGAAAACAAAAAAGTATTGTTCCGAATCAATGGAGAATTATTGGATGTAGCTTTAAAAGACAAATTCGACATTTTACTGGAAAAGCTTGGAATGGCACATATGACTAGTAAAAAAGTCAATGATATAAAAGCACCAATGCCGGGATCAATTCTAAATGTAATGGTAAATGAGGGCGACACCGTTGCAAAAGATCAGGCGATATTGATTCTTGAAGCTATGAAAATGGAAAATGTTATTAAATCTCCGATTGATGGTGAAATTGCAACTGTACTTGTGAAAACCGGAGAGAATGTTGAAAAAAATCACAAATTGATTGAATTCAAGTCAGAGTAG